One genomic window of Elaeis guineensis isolate ETL-2024a chromosome 2, EG11, whole genome shotgun sequence includes the following:
- the LOC140855332 gene encoding uncharacterized protein → MWLQVKEKFKMEDDRNEYRLCAFVLAIMQRLYRGWRNRLHDLYKKFRTDEERLANIPEDVTPEDWKYMMAYFSSDAFQIFKVSKRNAANRAKLVTKHTCGTRSYAEVEESTRDPETGEKAPPDQVWLIQHTKKNKEGELVWSDPKSKEIHEQLEEVVQQTQENESQMTRDDILLQVLGQKSGYFRGKDAGKKAPSKRVRYNENVQEEVQRAVEQAKESLVDSIREDVRAQLQDEVRAEIQAQMEEQVNEKVNAIIQARFAAFFETFSQSRASFSSMHES, encoded by the exons ATGTGGCTACAAGTAAag GAGAAGTTTAAGATGGAAGATGATAGGAATGAATATCGTTTATGTGCTTTTGTCTTGGCCATCATGCAACGACTTTATAGAGGTTGGAGAAATCGCTTGCATGATTTATATAAGAAATTTAGAACTGATGAGGAGAGGTTGGCTAATATTCCTGAAGATGTTACTCCAGAAGATTGGAAATATATGATGGCATACTTCAGCTCTGATGCTTTTCAGATTttt AAAGTAAGCAAACGAAATGCAGCAAATAGGGCAAAGCTAGTTACTAAGCATACATGTGGCACCCGATCTTATGCTGAAGTTGAAGAATCAACt AGGGACCCAGAAACAGGTGAAAAAGCACCACCAGatcaggtttggttgattcagcacactaagaaaaataaagaaggagaattagtatggtctgacCCTAAATCCAAGGAGATCCAT GAACAACTTGAGGAGGTTGTTCAACAAACACAAGAGAATGAATCCCAAATGACTCGTGATGACATATTACTGCAAGTACTTGGTCAAAAGTCTGGTTATTTTCGTGGCAAAGATGCTGGAAAGAAGGCACCATCTAAGAGAGTTAGGTATAATGAAAATGTGCAAGAAGAGGTACAAAGAGCTGTCGAACAAGCTAAGGAATCGTTGGTGGATAGCATTAGAGAAGACGTTCGAGCTCAATTGCAAGATGAGGTTAGAGCTGAGATTCAAGCTCAAATGGAGGAACAAGTTAATGAAAAAGTTAATGCTATAATCCAAGCTCGCTTTGCTGCCTTTTTTGAAACTTTCTCCCAATCAAGAGCTTCATTTTCCTCAATGCATGAATCTTGA